The following proteins come from a genomic window of Mariniflexile sp. TRM1-10:
- a CDS encoding CinA family protein yields the protein MPSKIVIECSKTIAAKGCNIAFAESATAGRMSAEFSMTKESGKILRGGIVCYDGCVKETLLHVPKSIIEKYTPESLEVTQILAQQASKLFYSKITVAITGLTTPGGSENKEKPLGTIFFYIITPTKEFGHREIFKGSPEKIVLQAIDKTAELVMESLIG from the coding sequence ATGCCTTCAAAAATTGTTATAGAATGTAGTAAAACAATAGCAGCAAAAGGATGTAATATTGCTTTTGCCGAAAGCGCCACCGCAGGAAGAATGAGTGCGGAATTTTCAATGACAAAAGAATCTGGAAAGATTTTGAGGGGAGGAATTGTATGTTATGATGGATGTGTAAAAGAAACATTATTACATGTTCCTAAAAGTATCATTGAAAAATATACCCCCGAATCTTTAGAAGTGACTCAAATACTGGCACAACAGGCATCTAAATTATTCTATTCAAAAATAACAGTAGCCATTACCGGACTTACGACTCCCGGAGGGAGTGAAAATAAAGAAAAACCACTAGGTACTATTTTCTTTTATATTATAACTCCCACTAAAGAGTTCGGCCATAGGGAAATATTCAAAGGAAGTCCAGAAAAAATCGTATTGCAAGCCATAGATAAAACGGCAGAACTTGTTATGGAAAGCCTTATTGGTTAA
- a CDS encoding SET domain-containing protein, whose product MIHPNTEVRFISKEKGYGVVATKLIPKGTITWVQDDLDQVFTRDQVANLNPFIKKHLDTYSFTNKKGEKVLCWDNGKFVNHSFRPSCFSTPYDFEIAIRDIHPGDELTDDYGYLNVEMPFEAMDEGTDRKTVYPNDILRFHKEWDILIKENAPKVFEVEQSLIHLIPKETWTQFMNAVQNPNQMKSILECHYYHTTLLTGTTHHI is encoded by the coding sequence ATGATACATCCCAATACAGAAGTACGTTTTATTAGCAAAGAAAAAGGATATGGCGTGGTAGCTACCAAACTCATACCAAAAGGAACAATAACCTGGGTTCAGGACGATTTGGATCAAGTATTTACTAGAGATCAGGTTGCAAATCTCAATCCTTTCATCAAAAAACATCTGGATACTTATTCTTTTACCAATAAAAAGGGTGAAAAGGTATTATGTTGGGATAACGGAAAATTCGTGAATCATAGTTTTAGACCAAGTTGTTTTAGTACGCCTTACGATTTTGAAATTGCAATTCGTGACATTCACCCAGGAGATGAATTAACAGATGATTATGGTTATTTGAATGTAGAAATGCCATTTGAGGCCATGGATGAAGGCACGGATAGAAAAACCGTTTATCCAAATGATATCCTTAGATTTCATAAAGAATGGGACATTCTAATAAAAGAAAACGCACCCAAAGTTTTTGAAGTAGAGCAATCTTTAATCCATTTAATTCCGAAAGAAACATGGACTCAATTTATGAATGCGGTACAAAATCCAAATCAAATGAAATCCATATTAGAGTGCCATTATTACCATACAACATTATTAACTGGTACAACGCATCACATTTAA
- a CDS encoding SDR family oxidoreductase, whose translation MKNITDYFGQNIQQKRIVITGGTTGIGKAIADLLISQGGRVLIFGRDIHDFEKAFDDIKKNFPESELYGAPIDVTNKEDVKMIWEIIDNNLGGIDILINNAALAAEGVTEDNPDHWQYIIDTNVMGYLTFSYEAVLRMKAQKSGHIINIGSMSAETLNGESTIYVATKTAIRGFSTALRKEVNELGIKVSHIEPGSVMSDMQTDTKAEQHQKIRKMKMLEAEDIAMSVLFCLSQPQRCDIVSMQLRPHLQLI comes from the coding sequence ATGAAAAATATAACAGATTACTTCGGCCAAAACATACAACAAAAGCGCATTGTTATTACAGGCGGTACAACAGGCATTGGAAAAGCGATTGCCGATTTATTAATTTCACAGGGAGGCCGCGTACTTATTTTTGGTAGAGACATCCATGACTTTGAAAAGGCCTTTGATGATATTAAGAAGAATTTCCCGGAAAGTGAATTGTATGGGGCTCCTATAGATGTAACTAATAAGGAAGATGTAAAGATGATATGGGAAATCATAGACAATAACCTGGGAGGAATTGATATCCTTATCAACAATGCTGCCTTAGCAGCGGAGGGAGTTACTGAGGATAATCCCGATCATTGGCAATATATAATAGATACCAACGTGATGGGCTATCTTACTTTTTCTTATGAAGCGGTTTTAAGGATGAAGGCACAAAAATCGGGTCATATTATCAATATCGGTTCCATGAGTGCGGAAACTCTTAATGGAGAAAGTACTATTTATGTTGCGACCAAAACAGCTATAAGAGGTTTTAGTACTGCGTTGCGTAAAGAAGTAAATGAGTTAGGAATTAAAGTTTCTCATATTGAACCTGGATCGGTAATGAGTGATATGCAGACAGATACTAAAGCGGAACAGCATCAAAAAATAAGAAAAATGAAAATGCTGGAAGCTGAAGATATTGCCATGAGTGTTTTATTTTGTTTATCACAGCCTCAGCGATGTGATATCGTTAGTATGCAATTGCGCCCGCATCTACAGCTGATATAA
- a CDS encoding FAD-dependent oxidoreductase, with translation MDIQTEVLIIGGGIAGLTTAYKLLKAGKKVVLVEDGYIGSGETGRTTAHLASALDDRYYFLENIFGEAATKLIAESHTAAIDEIEKIVTDLNIDCSFKRVNGYLFLHETDKDENLNKEFRATQKAGLQTYILKKIPVITGGKNQRCLAFSDQAQFHIMHYLQGLVKGIIALGGTIYTQAHAEDITKEGAKVNGYTFSAKHIVVATNSPINDTLTMHTKQHAYRTYVIAGKVSKGTLPYFLLWDTGDQESKWVTQPYHYVRLENFDDQYDLLISGGEDHKTGQADEEGIPQSERYKRLEAWTRNYFPMMDDISYRWSGQVLEPVDSLGFMGKNPGDDNIYIITGDSGNGMTHTTIGAMIICDSIMGIKNKWADLYSPSRITLKTTGDFIKEVGNMASQYLDWLTASDLKSTAELLVGEGSLLSSGLKKIAVYRNYDNTLNAFSAVCPHLGCIVQWNKDEKSFDCPCHGSRFASDGTVINGPSKTNLHKINIKNSL, from the coding sequence ATGGACATTCAGACAGAAGTACTTATTATTGGTGGAGGCATAGCAGGTTTGACTACTGCTTATAAATTACTAAAAGCAGGAAAAAAGGTAGTACTGGTAGAAGATGGCTATATAGGCAGTGGAGAAACAGGACGTACTACAGCACATCTCGCCAGTGCGCTGGATGACCGTTATTATTTTCTTGAAAATATATTTGGCGAAGCGGCCACAAAACTAATAGCAGAAAGTCATACGGCAGCTATAGACGAAATTGAAAAGATTGTTACTGACTTAAATATCGATTGCTCGTTTAAACGCGTAAATGGTTATTTATTTCTACACGAAACCGATAAAGACGAAAACTTGAATAAAGAATTTCGGGCCACCCAAAAAGCGGGATTACAAACATATATATTAAAAAAGATTCCAGTAATAACTGGTGGTAAAAACCAAAGATGTCTCGCTTTTAGTGATCAAGCTCAGTTTCACATCATGCACTATCTCCAAGGGCTTGTTAAAGGTATTATTGCTCTTGGAGGTACTATTTATACACAGGCCCATGCAGAAGATATTACAAAAGAAGGGGCTAAAGTAAATGGCTATACGTTTTCTGCCAAACATATTGTAGTGGCAACAAATTCTCCAATAAATGACACCTTAACGATGCATACTAAGCAGCATGCTTATAGAACGTATGTTATAGCAGGCAAAGTGTCTAAGGGAACATTACCCTATTTTTTATTGTGGGATACAGGCGATCAGGAATCAAAATGGGTGACCCAACCTTACCATTATGTTCGGTTGGAAAATTTTGATGACCAATATGATTTACTGATTTCGGGCGGAGAAGACCATAAAACAGGTCAGGCAGATGAGGAAGGGATTCCTCAGTCTGAGCGATATAAAAGACTGGAAGCATGGACACGAAATTATTTTCCGATGATGGATGATATCTCATACAGATGGTCGGGGCAAGTATTAGAGCCCGTGGACTCTTTAGGGTTTATGGGTAAAAATCCAGGAGATGATAATATCTATATCATTACTGGCGATTCTGGAAATGGTATGACACATACTACGATTGGTGCCATGATTATCTGTGATAGTATTATGGGTATAAAAAATAAATGGGCCGATTTATATAGTCCTTCACGAATAACCCTTAAAACTACCGGAGATTTTATTAAAGAAGTCGGCAATATGGCTTCGCAATATCTGGATTGGTTAACGGCATCTGATTTAAAAAGTACGGCAGAATTACTCGTAGGAGAAGGAAGTTTGCTTTCTTCAGGATTAAAAAAGATTGCTGTTTATCGCAATTATGATAATACCTTAAATGCTTTCTCTGCCGTTTGTCCTCATCTCGGCTGTATCGTGCAATGGAATAAAGATGAAAAATCTTTTGACTGTCCCTGTCACGGCTCACGGTTTGCTAGTGATGGAACAGTAATAAATGGGCCTTCAAAAACTAATTTGCATAAAATTAATATTAAAAATTCGCTATGA